TTATTATCGGACGGGGCAATTTCTTGAAGAAACGAATGTCTGTCGCATCCCCATCATGCTGTAGAGTCCCGCCCTTAATCACAGCCAAGAAACAGATGCTTATGGGGTGGCCTATGTCTCCTTTAAAATTAGGATATTCAATAATTCCGAGTATCTTTTTAGGTTCCACTTTCAAACCTGTTTCCCTAAATGCAATACGTTTAACTGCATCCATAAGCCTTTCTTTAAGCATTAGAGTCCCTCCTGGGAAATGCCATTTCCCTTTTGCCGGCCTAATATTGCGTTTTGTTAAAATAATCCCTTGGGAATTAATAATGCAGGCTTCGATGCAGAGACGGGGAACGCGTGAATATATCTTGTTAAATTC
This bacterium DNA region includes the following protein-coding sequences:
- a CDS encoding NUDIX domain-containing protein; its protein translation is MKKIQKIPLKEFNKIYSRVPRLCIEACIINSQGIILTKRNIRPAKGKWHFPGGTLMLKERLMDAVKRIAFRETGLKVEPKKILGIIEYPNFKGDIGHPISICFLAVIKGGTLQHDGDATDIRFFKKLPRPIIKEHADFISKNIKL